The Benincasa hispida cultivar B227 chromosome 11, ASM972705v1, whole genome shotgun sequence genome has a segment encoding these proteins:
- the LOC120091244 gene encoding uncharacterized WD repeat-containing protein C2A9.03 — MSHYHGDDTDYMADEYEMEDIDDDMDDEYHDREVEGSDSDADEYNSSSRIVDTTAAQARRGIDIQGIPWERLSITREKYRKTRLEQYKNYENIPNSGEGSEKDCKVTDKACSYYEFCRNSRSVKSTILHFQLRNLVWATSKHDAYLLSHFSVIHWSSLSCTKSEVLNVSGHVAPTEKHPGSLLEGFTQTQVSTLAVKDKLLVAGGFQGELICKHLDRPGVSFCSRTTYDDNAITNAVEIYTSASGAVHFTASNNDSGVRDFDMEKFQLSKHFCFPWPVNHAALNPDGKLLVIVGDNPEGLLVDSQTGKTVASLCGHLDFSFASAWHSDGVTFATGNQDKTCRIWDVRNLSKSVAALKGNLGAIRSIRYSSDGRYMAMAEPADFVHVFDVKSGYEKEQEIDFFGEISGVSFSPDTESLFIGVWDRTYGSLLEYHRRRNYSYLDSLY; from the exons ATGTCCCATTATCACGGGGATGATACTGACTACATGGCTGATGAGTACGAAATGGAAGACATTGACGATGATATGGATGATGAGTATCATGATAGAGAAGTGGAAGGCTCAGATTCTGATGCTGATGAATACAACTCG AGTAGTAGAATAGTTGATACCACTGCAGCTCAAGCAAGAAGAGGAATAGATATTCAAGGGATTCCTTGGGAGCGACTTAGCATTACTAGAGAAAAGTACAGGAAAACTAGGCTTGAGCAGTACAAGAACTATGAAAATATCCCTAATTCAGGAGAAGGGTCAGAGAAG GATTGCAAGGTTACTGATAAAGCATGTTCATACTATGAATTTTGCCGAAATTCAAGATCTGTGAAATCCACCATTCTTCATTTTCAG TTGAGGAACTTAGTATGGGCGACATCAAAACATGATGCATACCTTTTATCACATTTTTCTGTAATTCATTGGTCATCATTATCATGCACCAAGTCTGAAGTACTCAATGTTTCAGGACATGTGGCACCTACAGAG AAGCACCCTGGGAGCTTATTAGAGGGATTTACACAGACACAAGTCAGTACACTTGCAGTGAAAGATAAGCTCCTCGTTGCTGGGGGATTTCAGGGAGAGCTTATTTGCAAG CATCTAGACCGCCCAGGTGTCAGTTTTTGTTCCAGAACAACTTACGATGATAATGCTATAACTAATGCTGTTGAGATATATACTAGCGCTAG TGGTGCAGTTCATTTCACTGCATCTAATAATGATTCTGGAGTCAGAGATTTCGATATGGAGAAATTTCAGCTTTCTAAGCACTTCTGTTTTCCTTGGCCAGTTAAT CATGCTGCCTTGAATCCAGATGGTAAACTTCTTGTGATTGTTGGTGACAATCCTGAAGGTTTATTGGTCGACTCACAAACTGGAAAG ACGGTTGCATCTCTATGTGGGCACTTGGATTTTTCATTTGCATCAGCATGGCATTCTGATGGCGTTACCTTCGCCACTGGGAACCAGGACAAAACTTGCAGGATTTGGGATGTAAGAAATTTATCAAAATCTGTTGCTGCTCTGAAAGGCAACCTCGGAGCCATTCGGTCCATCCGCTATTCCTCTGATGGTCGGTACATGGCAATGGCAGAACCAGCAGACTTTGTGCACGTGTTTGATGTGAAAAGTGGGTATGAAAAAGAACAAGAAATTGACTTTTTCGGAGAAATCTCTGGTGTATCCTTTAGTCCAGACACGGAATCGCTTTTCATTGGAGTATGGGATCGAACATATGGTAGCCTTCTCGAGTACCACAGACGCAGAAATTACAGTTACCTAGATTCGTTGTACTAA